In Arthrobacter alpinus, a single window of DNA contains:
- a CDS encoding HPr family phosphocarrier protein encodes MIERTATIASTVGLHARPAAIFAEAAGDLGVEVTIARVGEVLDEAVDADSMLALMSLGIEFGEAVVLRTEDDSATEGLEALVRILETNHDA; translated from the coding sequence ATGATTGAACGCACCGCCACCATTGCCAGCACCGTTGGGCTGCACGCCCGCCCCGCCGCCATCTTCGCCGAGGCCGCAGGCGATCTTGGTGTGGAAGTGACCATCGCACGCGTTGGCGAAGTCCTCGATGAGGCCGTCGACGCGGACAGCATGCTGGCCCTGATGAGCCTGGGCATCGAGTTCGGCGAAGCCGTTGTTTTGCGCACCGAGGATGACTCTGCCACCGAAGGTCTTGAGGCCTTGGTTCGCATCTTGGAGACAAACCACGACGCCTAA
- a CDS encoding GNAT family N-acetyltransferase: protein MSANEAQESDPFDASVRMTRNDSRHRYELFEHEELAVISTFKDLPGHIDFEHTISQPGFEGRGLAKILARYALDDVVASGKRVIPHCPYISRFIAKHPDLYNQYTDFPEGP, encoded by the coding sequence ATGAGCGCCAACGAAGCCCAAGAGTCCGATCCCTTCGACGCCTCCGTCCGGATGACCCGTAACGATTCCCGGCATCGCTACGAGCTCTTTGAACATGAGGAACTGGCCGTGATCAGTACGTTCAAGGATCTCCCTGGCCACATTGATTTTGAGCACACCATTAGTCAGCCCGGTTTTGAAGGGCGCGGTCTGGCAAAAATTCTTGCCCGCTATGCCCTCGACGATGTTGTTGCCTCCGGCAAGCGTGTCATCCCGCACTGCCCATATATTTCGCGGTTCATTGCGAAGCACCCGGACCTTTACAACCAGTACACAGACTTCCCTGAGGGCCCCTAA
- a CDS encoding SDR family NAD(P)-dependent oxidoreductase → MERPTALVTGATSGIGAEFAQQLGRSQHDLILVARDVVRLEAKAVRLRTEYGVNVEVLPADLVTDHGVASVCARLADSAKPVSMLVNNAGFSLVNAFERNTIDEESAHLRILAQTPMELAHAVLPGMLERGTGSIINVASVSAFIPRGTYGAAKSWLVSFSRFANLRYGPKGVRVTAVCPGFVHTEFHERMGANMRGVRPWMWLDAGRVVRVGLAANMAGKAVSIPSRRYATLMALNRLLPDRLAAAAGNRGR, encoded by the coding sequence ATGGAACGTCCAACCGCATTGGTCACGGGAGCCACCTCCGGCATTGGCGCCGAGTTTGCGCAGCAGCTGGGACGCTCGCAACACGATCTCATCCTCGTTGCCCGGGATGTTGTGCGGTTGGAGGCAAAGGCCGTGAGACTACGGACCGAATACGGCGTTAATGTGGAGGTTCTGCCTGCAGACTTGGTGACGGACCATGGCGTCGCCTCCGTCTGCGCCCGGCTGGCAGACTCCGCAAAACCGGTCTCCATGCTGGTAAATAATGCAGGTTTTAGCTTGGTGAATGCTTTCGAGCGGAACACCATTGATGAAGAATCGGCGCACCTGCGCATTTTGGCCCAGACTCCCATGGAGCTAGCGCATGCAGTTCTTCCGGGAATGCTGGAACGCGGCACCGGAAGCATTATCAATGTGGCCAGTGTTTCGGCGTTCATTCCCCGCGGAACATACGGGGCTGCGAAGTCATGGCTGGTCAGCTTTAGCCGTTTTGCCAACCTTAGGTATGGGCCAAAGGGAGTGAGGGTAACGGCTGTATGTCCGGGATTCGTGCACACCGAGTTCCATGAACGCATGGGGGCCAATATGCGCGGAGTGCGCCCATGGATGTGGCTCGATGCCGGGCGGGTAGTACGTGTTGGCTTGGCCGCCAACATGGCAGGTAAAGCCGTGAGCATCCCCTCGCGCCGCTATGCCACGCTCATGGCGCTGAACCGGTTGTTGCCGGACCGGCTTGCGGCCGCGGCAGGTAACCGCGGCCGCTGA
- a CDS encoding putative PEP-binding protein → MQSFVGVGVFRGRVIGPVRHMPAALTAPPAGEALDSSTSAETAAASLKEAGATVKAALTERASRATGDGKAVLEATALMATDPMLIKAAIKLINKGSSAERAIWDAGDTVAAMLISLGGYMAERSHDVLDVRSRIVAALRGVPAPEIPDSPVPFILVADDLAPADTATLDPTKVVALVTAGGGPQSHTAIIARSLGLPAVVAAAGVAALEEGADVFVDGSAGIVSTDPGDAERAAVAVWLEKASLLDVFDGQGQLADGTGLALLANVGGAKDAQEAAAANAEGVGLLRTEFCFLGHSTEPSHEDQVAAYKGVFDAFGGKKVVVRTLDAGADKPLPFLTDSTEPNPALGVRGYRTDTSTPGVLARQLAAIADAAAQSQAHVWVMAPMISTPAEAADFAALCATAGLNTPGVMVEVPSAALTSRHLLDRVEFASLGTNDLTQYAMAADRQLGTLAALNDPWQPAVLALILATVEGAVAQAKHSVSRGLEDSPPKPVGVCGEAAADPALAVVLAGLGVSSLSMTPRALPAVAAVLRTVTMEQSRQLAYLAVGAASASEARELVRAGLPALAELGL, encoded by the coding sequence GTGCAAAGCTTTGTTGGAGTCGGCGTCTTCCGTGGCCGTGTCATTGGCCCCGTCAGGCACATGCCCGCCGCATTGACTGCGCCACCGGCGGGTGAAGCATTGGATAGTTCGACGTCGGCCGAGACGGCCGCTGCCAGCCTCAAGGAAGCCGGGGCAACGGTTAAGGCCGCCCTGACGGAGCGGGCCTCCCGCGCCACGGGCGATGGCAAGGCAGTCCTTGAGGCGACAGCCTTGATGGCCACCGACCCGATGCTCATCAAGGCCGCCATCAAGCTCATCAACAAGGGCAGCTCCGCAGAACGGGCCATTTGGGATGCCGGCGACACCGTGGCGGCCATGCTCATTAGCTTGGGCGGTTACATGGCTGAACGCTCCCACGACGTCCTTGATGTGCGTTCACGCATCGTGGCGGCTTTGCGCGGGGTCCCGGCACCGGAAATCCCGGACTCCCCCGTTCCTTTCATCCTGGTTGCCGACGACCTTGCTCCCGCAGACACGGCGACGCTTGACCCGACAAAGGTTGTTGCTCTAGTCACGGCGGGTGGCGGACCGCAGTCGCACACCGCCATCATTGCCCGAAGTTTGGGGCTCCCGGCCGTGGTTGCGGCCGCCGGAGTAGCTGCACTTGAAGAAGGCGCGGACGTGTTCGTTGACGGGTCAGCCGGAATTGTCAGCACGGACCCGGGTGACGCCGAGCGTGCGGCAGTGGCCGTGTGGCTGGAGAAGGCCTCACTGCTGGATGTCTTTGATGGTCAGGGACAGCTGGCAGACGGCACCGGATTGGCCCTGTTGGCCAATGTCGGCGGAGCCAAGGATGCGCAGGAGGCTGCCGCGGCAAACGCCGAAGGTGTTGGACTACTGCGCACCGAATTCTGCTTCCTCGGCCACAGCACCGAACCCAGCCACGAGGATCAGGTGGCCGCCTACAAGGGCGTCTTCGATGCTTTCGGCGGGAAGAAAGTTGTTGTTCGCACCCTCGACGCCGGGGCGGACAAGCCCCTGCCATTTTTGACCGACAGCACCGAACCAAACCCGGCACTGGGCGTTCGAGGCTACCGCACCGACACCTCAACTCCGGGTGTGCTGGCCCGCCAGCTAGCTGCCATTGCCGATGCCGCGGCACAGTCGCAAGCCCATGTCTGGGTCATGGCACCCATGATTTCCACGCCAGCCGAAGCCGCCGATTTTGCCGCCCTGTGCGCCACCGCGGGCCTGAACACTCCCGGTGTCATGGTGGAGGTGCCCTCGGCCGCGCTGACGTCCCGACATTTGCTGGACCGTGTGGAATTCGCCAGTTTGGGGACCAACGACCTGACCCAGTACGCCATGGCTGCCGACAGACAGCTTGGCACGCTTGCTGCGCTCAACGATCCCTGGCAGCCTGCCGTGCTGGCCCTGATTTTGGCCACCGTTGAGGGTGCTGTTGCACAAGCCAAGCATTCGGTGTCGCGGGGCCTTGAGGATTCCCCGCCCAAGCCGGTGGGTGTGTGCGGTGAGGCGGCCGCTGACCCGGCTCTCGCCGTGGTGCTTGCCGGTCTGGGTGTGTCCTCGCTGTCCATGACACCGCGGGCGCTTCCGGCCGTTGCAGCGGTCCTGCGCACCGTCACCATGGAGCAGTCCCGCCAGTTGGCGTACCTCGCGGTTGGTGCAGCCTCCGCTTCCGAAGCCCGCGAGCTTGTGCGCGCCGGGCTGCCTGCCTTGGCCGAACTCGGCCTGTAG
- a CDS encoding MFS transporter, producing the protein MPTDRSMTQPDSGVKDTADRSQPKLKKPRLPKLKKRRLGVDDVNVVDAPMLKKALGGTVVGNTMEWYDVGVFGYLIGTMGPVFLPDSDPSVQTLFLLGTFAATFLARPLGGVVFGWLGDKIGRQKVLAATLIVMAASTFAVGLLPGYAQIGIWAAVLLVLLKLVQGFSTGGEYAGATTFVSEYAPDNRRGFFASILDLGSYMGFAIGAALVSVLQLTLGQEAMEQWGWRLPFLIAGPLGLIAVYFRMKIEESPQFQATLDANEENAKSAAASDEATSSGPVRLVKVYWRQVVLAMVLVAAANTVGYALTSYMPTYLTDSKGYDPVHGTLLTIPILVAMALCIPLTGRLSDRVGRRPVLWVGAISTVVLAVPAFLLIGVGPVWTTLLGLALIAFPVTFYVANLASALPALFPTSSRYGGMGISYNFAVAIFGGTAPFIIQGLITMTGNDMMPAYYLMLTSAIGAVAIYFLRESAQKPLPGSMPSVATLEEAQELVATQDDNPLLDMDHMPFDDSYEPATPGAGIPVTVGRPESDG; encoded by the coding sequence ATGCCCACAGACCGAAGCATGACTCAACCGGATTCAGGTGTTAAGGACACCGCAGATCGATCGCAGCCTAAGCTCAAAAAGCCCCGGCTGCCCAAACTTAAGAAACGCCGCCTGGGCGTTGACGACGTAAATGTTGTTGATGCACCCATGCTCAAAAAAGCCCTCGGCGGAACCGTCGTCGGAAACACCATGGAATGGTACGACGTAGGTGTCTTCGGATACCTGATCGGCACCATGGGACCGGTATTTTTGCCGGATTCAGACCCCTCGGTACAAACGCTCTTCCTGCTCGGTACATTTGCCGCCACCTTCCTGGCCCGCCCACTCGGCGGAGTCGTGTTTGGCTGGCTCGGTGACAAGATTGGGCGGCAGAAAGTACTCGCCGCCACACTCATCGTCATGGCTGCCTCAACGTTCGCCGTTGGGCTGCTGCCCGGATATGCCCAGATCGGCATCTGGGCCGCCGTGCTGTTGGTCCTGCTGAAGCTTGTTCAGGGCTTCTCCACCGGCGGTGAGTACGCCGGTGCAACCACCTTTGTCAGCGAGTATGCGCCGGACAACCGGCGCGGATTCTTTGCCAGCATTTTGGACCTCGGCAGCTACATGGGATTCGCCATCGGTGCCGCGCTGGTCTCGGTGCTGCAGCTAACGCTCGGCCAAGAAGCCATGGAGCAGTGGGGCTGGCGCCTGCCCTTCTTGATTGCGGGCCCCCTCGGGCTCATCGCCGTGTACTTCCGCATGAAGATCGAGGAGTCTCCCCAGTTCCAGGCAACTTTGGACGCCAACGAGGAGAACGCCAAATCCGCCGCCGCCAGCGACGAAGCCACGTCAAGCGGCCCCGTCCGCTTGGTCAAGGTTTACTGGCGTCAGGTGGTGCTGGCCATGGTGCTGGTGGCCGCTGCCAATACCGTAGGTTACGCGCTGACCTCCTACATGCCCACGTACCTGACGGATTCAAAGGGTTATGACCCCGTCCACGGAACCCTGCTGACCATTCCCATTCTGGTCGCCATGGCCCTGTGCATTCCGCTTACGGGGCGTCTTTCCGACAGGGTGGGCCGCCGCCCCGTTCTGTGGGTCGGGGCGATCAGCACAGTGGTGCTCGCCGTCCCCGCCTTCCTCCTAATTGGCGTTGGTCCTGTTTGGACCACCCTGCTGGGCCTGGCCCTGATCGCCTTCCCCGTCACGTTCTACGTGGCAAACTTGGCCTCGGCACTGCCGGCGTTGTTCCCGACGTCCAGCCGATACGGCGGTATGGGGATCTCCTACAACTTTGCCGTGGCGATCTTTGGCGGCACCGCCCCGTTCATCATCCAGGGCCTGATCACCATGACCGGCAACGACATGATGCCCGCGTATTACCTGATGTTGACCTCCGCGATTGGCGCGGTTGCCATCTACTTCCTGCGGGAATCTGCACAGAAACCGCTGCCAGGGTCCATGCCGAGTGTGGCAACGCTCGAGGAGGCACAGGAATTGGTGGCTACCCAGGATGACAACCCGTTGCTGGACATGGACCACATGCCCTTTGACGATTCCTATGAGCCTGCTACCCCCGGTGCAGGCATTCCAGTCACTGTTGGTCGGCCCGAGTCAGATGGCTGA